Proteins from a genomic interval of Euleptes europaea isolate rEulEur1 chromosome 16, rEulEur1.hap1, whole genome shotgun sequence:
- the MFSD9 gene encoding major facilitator superfamily domain-containing protein 9, which yields MVVPLLSLHVKSLGASPTVAGVVGSLYGVLQLFSSTLVGYWSDVVGRPYCLLSCIFFSAIGYFVLGMSTNVFLFAVARIIVGIFKHTHSVSKVLISDLVSERQRLLVIGRFNSASNFGFILGPVVGGYLTELEGGFYLTAFICGSIFILNAGLCWMMLSDEENMPGKGWISSNKARPSAEAEQILQIQPVSYEAVKCNILTRSSWAGFVSMPKNLSNIASSDLWDIFLVRLLMSIAVMLYHSNFVLALEERFGMKPKLTGYLISYSSTLGVAAGFLLGPIARLYQHNNYAILLRSTILTSLLLTLYSSSASIWTVILSSTILAFSTTVGRTCITDLELTLGGNQASGMLIGIGQSVSAVGRTVAPLLSGIAQEFSPCGPPSLGAVLGFVAVLIMFFNQPRYCSNRDSKLKAA from the exons ATGGTGGTCCCCTTATTAAGCCTTCATGTCAAGTCTTTGGGAGCGAGCCCGACGGTGGCAGGAGTGGTAG GATCTTTATATGGAGTACTGCAGCTCTTTTCCAGCACCTTGGTG GGATATTGGAGTGATGTAGTAGGAAGACCCTATTGCCTACTTTCCTGCATTTTCTTCAGTGCAATCGGTTATTTTGTCCTTGGCATGTCCACCAATGTGTTTTTATTTGCTGTTGCCCGGATTATTGTTG ggatttttaaacacacacactctgTTTCAAAAGTTCTCATTTCTGACTTGGTTTCCGAGAGACAGCGCCTTCTCGTCATAGGACGCTTCAACTCAGCCTCCAATTTTGGATTCATTCTGGGACCAGTGGTTGGAGGCTACCTTACTGAGCTAGAGGGTGGCTTTTACCTGACAGCCTTCATCTGTGGTTCAATTTTCATCTTGAATGCTG GCCTTTGCTGGATGATGCTATCTGATGAAGAAAACATGCCTGGTAAGGGATGGATCAGTAGCAACAAGGCAAGGCCCTCAGCAGAAGCAGAACAAATCCTGCAGATTCAACCTGTGTCTTATGAAGCTGTAAAGTGTAATATTCTTACCAGATCGTCTTGGGCTGGGTTTGTATCGATGCCGAAGAATCTTAGCAACATTGCAAGTTCTGATCTGTGGGATATTTTTCTTGTACGACTACTGATGTCTATTGCAGTAATGCTGTATCACAGCAACTTTGTCTTGGCACTTGAAGAAAGGTTTGGGATGAAGCCTAAACTCACTGGCTACCTCATAAGCTACAGCAGCACGCTTGGAGTAGCTGCAGGCTTTCTGCTTGGACCAATCGCAAGACTATATCAGCACAATAACTATGCCATTTTATTAAGATCCACCATCCTCACTAGTTTGCTGTTAACGCTGTATTCTTCATCAGCCAGTATATGGACAGTGATCTTGTCCTCCACAATTCTAGCGTTTTCTACCACTGTCGGGCGTACTTGCATTACTGATCTAGAGTTGACTCTGGGCGGAAACCAGGCCAGTGGCATGCTCATAGGCATTGGCCAATCTGTGTCAGCTGTGGGCCGCACAGTTGCCCCTCTTCTCTCAGGAATTGCCCAGGAGTTCAGTCCATGTGGCCCCCCCAGTCTCGGAGCTGTGTTGGGGTTTGTTGCTGTTCTGATCATGTTTTTTAATCAACCACGATACTGTAGCAATAGGGATTCCAAACTGAAAGCTGCGTAG